A genome region from Solanum stenotomum isolate F172 unplaced genomic scaffold, ASM1918654v1 scaffold23673, whole genome shotgun sequence includes the following:
- the LOC125851269 gene encoding ammonium transporter 1 member 1 → MQLGFAMLCAGSVRAKNTMNIMLTNVLDAAAGGLFYYLFGFAFAWGGPSNGFIGRHFFGLKEIPSSSFDYSNFLYQWAFAIAAAGITSGSIAERTQFVAYLIYSSFLTGFVYPVVSHWFWSPDGWASPGNSNLLFGSGVIDFAGSGVVHMVGGIAGFYGALIEGPRIGRFDHTGRSVALRGHSASLVVLGTFLLWFGWYGFNPGSFNKILITYDGATGGYYGQWSAVGRTAVTTTLAGCTAALTTLFGKRILSGHWNVTDVCNGLLGGFAAITAGCSVVEPWAAIICGFVAALVLIGCNKLAEKFKYDDPLEAAQLHGGCGAWGIIFTALFAKGEFVDQVYPGKPGRPHGLFMGGGGKLLGAHIIQILVIIGWVSATMGPLFYILHKFKLLRISSEDEMAGMDLTRHGGFAYYHEEDSKLGMQMRRIEPTTST, encoded by the coding sequence ATGCAGCTCGGTTTCGCTATGCTTTGCGCGGGCTCTGTCCGCGCAAAGAATACAATGAACATCATGCTTACAAATGTCCTCGATGCTGCCGCCGGTGGACTTTTCTATTATCTATTCGGATTCGCTTTCGCTTGGGGCGGTCCGTCTAATGGATTCATCGGCCGACATTTCTTCGGGCTTAAAGAGATCCCGTCTAGTTCATTCGATTACAGTAATTTCCTCTATCAATGGGCTTTCGCCATCGCCGCCGCCGGTATCACCAGCGGTTCAATCGCCGAACGGACCCAATTTGTGGCGTATTTGATTTATTCCTCTTTTCTAACGGGTTTCGTTTACCCGGTTGTATCTCATTGGTTTTGGTCCCCAGATGGGTGGGCTAGCCCGGGTAATTCAAATCTTTTATTCGGATCCGGTGTTATCGATTTCGCCGGGTCGGGTGTAGTTCACATGGTAGGTGGAATTGCCGGGTTTTATGGAGCTTTAATTGAAGGTCCGAGAATCGGGCGGTTCGATCATACGGGTCGATCAGTTGCACTCCGTGGACATAGCGCGTCACTCGTGGTTCTAGGCACCTTTTTATTATGGTTCGGATGGTACGGGTTTAACCCGGGTTCATTTAATAAAATCCTAATTACTTACGACGGTGCAACCGGAGGGTATTATGGTCAATGGAGCGCTGTGGGCCGTACTGCGGTTACAACTACCCTAGCCGGTTGCACCGCAGCCCTAACAACCCTTTTCGGTAAAAGGATTCTTTCGGGTCATTGGAACGTTACCGATGTATGTAACGGTTTACTAGGCGGATTTGCAGCAATCACGGCTGGATGCTCGGTCGTAGAGCCATGGGCCGCGATTATATGTGGGTTTGTGGCGGCTTTAGTTTTAATCGGTTGTAACAAGTTAGCGGAGAAATTTAAATACGACGATCCACTTGAAGCAGCACAATTACATGGTGGTTGTGGTGCATGGGGGATAATTTTCACTGCATTATTTGCTAAAGGGGAGTTTGTGGATCAAGTATACCCGGGTAAACCGGGTCGACCTCACGGGTTATTCATGGGTGGAGGAGGGAAACTACTCGGGGCGCATATAATCCAGATTCTCGTTATAATCGGGTGGGTCAGCGCGACAATGGGTCCGCTTTTTTATATCCTTCATAAATTCAAGTTGCTCCGGATATCATCCGAAGACGAAATGGCGGGTATGGATCTGACCCGACATGGTGGGTTTGCTTATTATCATGAAGAAGATTCAAAATTAGGAATGCAAATGAGGAGAATTGAACCAACAACCTcaacttag